One genomic window of Sphingobacterium oryzagri includes the following:
- a CDS encoding MbnP family protein: protein MKNLKNYACYAICLLVLASCSKNDDVPAANNLTLHFNNTFRDNTIVLGNATAASATVNTSAEGQVHHFSELKYVISNIRLVREDGTEIPYNINDLDRGATVVDHARQATLDYVLSNIPSANYKQLKFGLGVKTELNTLDQVRFPGFYATAGTNDTEMMWEWGTGYRFTKIEGFYDTDNKQLSIHTGSTVVGTAGNYTQGVDAYRDVVLDFPTVATVGQRAPRVVIKADFDKLLSGASNTIRLSSGTGHNNNATPNIHTAAQMSRFVDNIGGNGTSDITGMFSVTSVEN from the coding sequence ATGAAAAATCTCAAAAATTACGCATGTTACGCAATTTGTTTATTAGTCTTGGCGTCTTGTAGCAAAAATGATGATGTTCCTGCCGCTAATAATTTGACTTTACATTTCAATAATACATTTCGCGACAATACTATTGTTTTAGGCAATGCAACTGCTGCTTCAGCGACCGTCAATACATCTGCTGAAGGACAGGTGCATCATTTTTCAGAACTAAAATACGTGATTAGTAATATTCGCCTTGTTCGAGAAGATGGCACCGAGATTCCTTACAATATTAATGATCTGGATAGAGGCGCGACCGTTGTTGACCATGCTAGACAAGCTACGTTGGATTATGTATTGAGTAATATACCTTCAGCAAACTATAAACAGTTAAAATTCGGCCTCGGTGTTAAAACAGAATTAAATACGCTGGATCAGGTACGGTTTCCGGGCTTTTACGCAACGGCAGGCACGAATGATACAGAAATGATGTGGGAATGGGGAACGGGCTACCGCTTTACAAAAATCGAAGGTTTCTATGATACGGACAATAAACAACTCTCCATTCATACAGGAAGCACGGTAGTCGGTACAGCAGGTAATTATACGCAGGGCGTTGATGCGTACCGTGATGTGGTGTTAGATTTCCCGACCGTCGCTACCGTTGGACAACGTGCACCGCGTGTTGTTATTAAAGCTGATTTTGATAAGTTGTTAAGTGGAGCAAGCAATACGATCAGGCTTTCTTCCGGAACGGGACATAACAATAATGCGACGCCAAACATTCATACGGCAGCCCAAATGTCCAGATTTGTCGATAACATAGGCGGAAATGGCACAAGCGATATTACCGGTATGTTTTCGGTAACGAGTGTAGAAAATTAA
- a CDS encoding cytochrome-c peroxidase: MRIVLGIVTVIVFVLSCSKQEELFIWDNPELPLEIPPGFPALNRFVQDNRPTKYGVQLGEKLFNETKLSGNNTISCASCHHPSKAFADANAQAIGIYNRVGLRNTTPIQNMAFMQFYNWDGNILQLEKQPLVPIITHEEMNSSILEVIGKLSEEAAYKALFKQAFGDDEITADRIYRSIAQYEYTLISADSKYDQVMRGDAIAFTEIESEGFAVFQQKCAGCHSGALFTDQSFRNIGFPINTDSREAGRARVTGIADDHMRFRVPSLRNIMQTAPYGSFGQFPDLKTLLDYLADGVLDAPNLDPVFKENNNRIPLTEAEKQAILAFLSTLTDTQFLQK; encoded by the coding sequence GTGAGAATAGTTTTAGGAATTGTCACTGTTATTGTTTTCGTACTTTCATGTAGCAAGCAGGAAGAGCTATTTATATGGGATAACCCGGAATTGCCCTTGGAGATCCCTCCTGGTTTTCCAGCGCTCAATCGCTTTGTCCAGGATAATAGACCGACAAAATACGGTGTGCAACTTGGCGAAAAACTGTTCAACGAAACCAAGTTGAGCGGTAACAATACCATTTCCTGCGCAAGCTGTCATCATCCTTCAAAGGCATTTGCTGATGCAAATGCGCAAGCCATCGGTATCTACAATCGTGTGGGGCTGCGCAATACCACACCCATCCAAAATATGGCTTTTATGCAATTTTACAATTGGGATGGCAATATTCTGCAATTGGAAAAGCAACCTTTGGTGCCCATTATTACGCATGAGGAAATGAACTCTTCCATTTTGGAAGTTATCGGAAAGCTTAGCGAAGAGGCAGCTTATAAAGCGCTATTTAAGCAAGCTTTTGGCGATGACGAAATAACGGCCGATCGTATTTATCGGAGTATCGCTCAATATGAATACACGCTGATTTCTGCGGATAGCAAATATGATCAGGTCATGCGCGGTGACGCCATTGCGTTTACCGAAATAGAAAGCGAGGGGTTCGCCGTTTTTCAACAAAAATGTGCGGGTTGTCATAGCGGTGCGTTATTTACTGATCAAAGCTTCCGGAATATCGGTTTTCCTATTAATACGGATTCCCGAGAGGCTGGGCGAGCAAGAGTCACAGGAATTGCCGACGATCACATGCGTTTTCGCGTTCCTTCTTTACGCAATATTATGCAGACAGCGCCTTACGGAAGTTTTGGCCAATTTCCTGATCTCAAAACGCTATTAGATTATTTGGCTGATGGCGTACTGGATGCGCCAAACCTAGATCCTGTTTTCAAAGAAAACAATAATCGTATTCCATTAACCGAAGCGGAAAAGCAAGCTATTCTGGCTTTTCTTAGCACACTCACTGATACGCAGTTTTTGCAGAAATAA